A region of the Streptomyces sp. NBC_00442 genome:
CCCCACCGCGGCCACCAGGCCCGCTGTCGCGCCCGCACCCGCGGCGAGCCCTCCCAGGGCGGCCCCTCCGTCCACCACCACGGAGTGCGTCCACGACCACCCCTTGTCGTGGTCGTCCTTGGCTTCCAGGAGCCCGCAGACGCTCGCCGCCGCGACGTCCACCACCGGAAGCTCCCGCAGGAACTCCGGAACGCTCTCCAGGGCCTTGCCCGCCCTCAGCGTCTCCGCCACGTCCGCGATCTTCGTGTTGAGGACGTGGTCGTAGGGCAGCTTCGAACTGCCGTGTTCGCCGCGGGCGATGTCCGTCTCCAGGCTGTCGAGCTTGCTCAGCGCGTCCTTGTACGCGACGCGGACCCCGGCGTCGTCGGGCAGCGCCCTGCCGGCCTTCTGCCACGCCTTGCGTTCGGCGCGCAGGTCCTTCTTCGCGTCGTCGGCTTCCTTCTTGGCGTCGTCCAGCAGCGTGGCGGCACGATTTCCCTTGACCCGCGTCCGTTCCGAGTCATAGGCGTACAGGCCGCGCAGATAGTCCGCGATGGTGACCTTGTCGCCGGGCGAAACCGCCGTGGTGTCCTCCGCGTACAGCTTCTCCAGCGCCTCCGCCGCGTCCAGGCGCGCCTGCTGGGCGGTGTGCAGGATTTCGTCACGTACCGTGCCGTAGTCGGTGAGCGCCTTGATGGCCTTCTGCTCGGCGGCGTCCGGATGGGTGCTGGTCATCAACTGGCCTGGCACGCCCAGGGGTTGGATCGGCGCTCCGGCCCGCACCGCGACGTCCTCCGCGTTCTGGAGCGCGGCCTGTGCCGTGGCGAGGTGGTCCGCGAGGTCGGTGAGGATCTCGCCGGTCGCCTGGACCATTTCGGCGAATCCGCCCGCCGTCATGGCGTCCTCGGTCCACTTGGCCCGGAACGATTCGTCCGCCTCGCCCTGCCACCCCGTGTCCTTCGCGAGCGCCTCGACGCTGCCGCTCAGCGGCTTCACGATGGATTCCAGGTCCGTCTTGGCCTTCTTGTAGGCCTCCCCCATGGTGCGCAGTGCGCCGATGTCACCGCCGACCCAGCTGTCCGTCATGTGCGGTCCTTCATGTGCGGTCCTTCATCAGGTCGTCGAACAGGCCGTGCACGTCGATGTCGTGGCGCTGCATCGAGTCGTGCGCGTACCGCAGCTTGTCGCTGCGGTCGTCGAGGCGGTCCGACAGCTTGTCGTGCAGACCGGCGATGAGGTCGGCCATCGCCTTGATCGCCGCGTCGCATCCGGCGTCCCCGGAACCGGCGATCGCCGGCGTCACGTTCTGGTGCAGCTTGCGGTAGTTCTCGGCCTCTGTGTGGAAGGTGCCCGCCATCGCGTTCAGGTCCGCGAGGACCAGCTTCAGGTCGGCGCTCATGCGGAGGCCTCCGCGGCGCCGTACGCGCGCTCCAGGTCCTCGGCGCGCCATCGGCGACCGCCCGGGGCGACGACCGGATCGAGCCACACCCTGGGCAGCTTGGACTGCCGCATCGTCTCGGTGAACGGGCCCAGCGACACGGCGACCCAGGGCTGGGCCGGGCCGAGGGCGTCGACGAGGCCGTGCAGGCTGGTGAACGCGACCGGGACGGGCGGACCCGATGGACGGGCCAGGAGTTCGTAGTCCACGCACGGCGCCGCTCCGCCGCCGGGGTAGCGCGGATGGGCCGGTATGAACACCGGGGTGTGGTACGGCGGTACGCCTTGCTGAGCGCCCTGCGCCGGCACGTCGCCGACCAGGTCCAGGAGGCGGGACACGGACTGCTCGCCCACGCGTTCCCCCTTGTGGGGTGGGTTGGGAGGTGGGGTGAATCGGCGCTCAACCTACGCGCGGCACAAGGGACCCGAACGCCAGAAACCGCCCATACCCTGCACCCATGCGCAATGGATGCCAGGACTTGGACGGTTTCGGATCGCTCTTTGACCAGCGTTTGACCGGATCGGATTGGCCGGATCGCGTGACCTTCGGCGCGGCGCCCGGCGGAGCCGGTTCCGCAGGGGCTAGTTCCGCGGGGGCTGGTTCCGCTCCGCCTCGTACGCCTCGATCAGCTCCGTCGACCGCTTCACGTCGTTGCCGATCGCTTCGAGGAGGTCCTCGATGGAGTCGAACTTGGCCATGCCGCGCACATAGGCGAGGAAGTCGACGGCGACGTGCAGTCCGTACAGGTCGAGGCCGACGCGGTCGATGGCGTACGCCTCCACCGTGCGCTCGGTGCCCTCGAACTGGGGGTTGGTGCCGACCGAGATCGCGGCGGGCATCCGCTCGCCCGCCGCTGTGAGCCAGCCGGCGTAGACGCCGTCGGCGGGGATCGCGGTGTGCGGCAGGGTCTCGACGTTGGCCGTCGGGTAGCCGAGTTCGCGGCCGCGCTGGGCGCCGCGCACGACGACGCCCTCGACGCGGTGCGGACGGCCGAGGATCTCGGCGGCGCCCTCGATGTCGCCCTCGGTGACCAGGCGGCGGGTCAGGGTGGAGGAGAACGGCTCGCCGCCGCCCGCCTCGCCGCGCACCCGCAGGTCGATGACCTCGACCTCGTAGTCGTAGGTGCGGCCGAGTTCGGCGAGCACCTCGACGTTGCCCGCGGCCTTGTGGCCGAAGCGGAAGTTGGGACCCTCGACGACGAGCTTGGCGTGCAGCTTGTCGACCAGGACCTTCACCACGAAGTCGGCGGCCGACAGCTTCGAGAACTCGCTGGTGAAGGGGAGGATGAGGATCGCGTCGACGCCGAGCCCGGCCATCAGTTCCGCGCGCCGGTGGTGCGGGGCGAGCAGCGGCGGGTGGCTGCCGGGCCGCACGACTTCACTCGGGTGCGGGTCGAAGGTGACCACGACGGACGGCACGCCGAGCTCGCGGGCGCGCTCCACGGCCCGCCCGATGATCAGCTGGTGTCCGCGGTGCACCCCGTCGTAGGAGCCGATGGTGACGACGCTGCGTCCCCAGTCCTGGGGGATGTCCTCCAAGCCACGCCAGCGCTGCACTGTGACCGCTCCTCGAACCCGTGTACGTCGTTGACCCTTACGCGTCATGCAGGTCTAAGACTGCCATGCCCGGCGGCCCGGGAACGCATCGGCATGGGAGTCCCCAGCGACTCCACGGTCCGGCGGGCGTCGGGACCGACCACCGCGGCCCATTCGTGCGGAGCCTGGAACAGCCATCCGGCGACCTGCGCGGCGAACCCGGGCACCTGCTCGCACAGCTCGACAAGGCGCCGG
Encoded here:
- a CDS encoding SAV_915 family protein: MGEQSVSRLLDLVGDVPAQGAQQGVPPYHTPVFIPAHPRYPGGGAAPCVDYELLARPSGPPVPVAFTSLHGLVDALGPAQPWVAVSLGPFTETMRQSKLPRVWLDPVVAPGGRRWRAEDLERAYGAAEASA
- a CDS encoding WXG100 family type VII secretion target: MTDSWVGGDIGALRTMGEAYKKAKTDLESIVKPLSGSVEALAKDTGWQGEADESFRAKWTEDAMTAGGFAEMVQATGEILTDLADHLATAQAALQNAEDVAVRAGAPIQPLGVPGQLMTSTHPDAAEQKAIKALTDYGTVRDEILHTAQQARLDAAEALEKLYAEDTTAVSPGDKVTIADYLRGLYAYDSERTRVKGNRAATLLDDAKKEADDAKKDLRAERKAWQKAGRALPDDAGVRVAYKDALSKLDSLETDIARGEHGSSKLPYDHVLNTKIADVAETLRAGKALESVPEFLRELPVVDVAAASVCGLLEAKDDHDKGWSWTHSVVVDGGAALGGLAAGAGATAGLVAAVGLIASSEVTVPVAVIAGVGGAVVIGATDIIDESFHEHWSEDIHDHGVVGGIWHGTGNVLSNTGDDLKRVGEDALGAGKKAWNGFKGLF
- a CDS encoding DUF6317 family protein, whose amino-acid sequence is MSADLKLVLADLNAMAGTFHTEAENYRKLHQNVTPAIAGSGDAGCDAAIKAMADLIAGLHDKLSDRLDDRSDKLRYAHDSMQRHDIDVHGLFDDLMKDRT
- a CDS encoding bifunctional riboflavin kinase/FAD synthetase, with the protein product MQRWRGLEDIPQDWGRSVVTIGSYDGVHRGHQLIIGRAVERARELGVPSVVVTFDPHPSEVVRPGSHPPLLAPHHRRAELMAGLGVDAILILPFTSEFSKLSAADFVVKVLVDKLHAKLVVEGPNFRFGHKAAGNVEVLAELGRTYDYEVEVIDLRVRGEAGGGEPFSSTLTRRLVTEGDIEGAAEILGRPHRVEGVVVRGAQRGRELGYPTANVETLPHTAIPADGVYAGWLTAAGERMPAAISVGTNPQFEGTERTVEAYAIDRVGLDLYGLHVAVDFLAYVRGMAKFDSIEDLLEAIGNDVKRSTELIEAYEAERNQPPRN